The following are encoded in a window of Dioscorea cayenensis subsp. rotundata cultivar TDr96_F1 chromosome 16, TDr96_F1_v2_PseudoChromosome.rev07_lg8_w22 25.fasta, whole genome shotgun sequence genomic DNA:
- the LOC120278982 gene encoding putative glucuronosyltransferase PGSIP8: METRLGFSWRILVVLTAILAGIECGAVAEKPRGKRRHAYASMMYMGTPRDYEFFVATRVMMRSLSKLRVDADLVVIASIDVPSRWLRALKEEDGVKVVRVENLRNPYEKQDNFNSRFKLTLNKLYAWSLVAYDRVVMLDSDNIFLQRTDELFQCGQFCAVFINPCIFHTGLFVLQPSIDVFNNMLHELEIGRENPDGADQGFLASYFPDLLDRPMFHPPANGSKLDGFYRLPLGYQMDASYYYLKLRWSIPCGPNSVITFPSAPWLKPWYWWSWPVLPLGLSWHEQRRKSLGYNSELLVMLIQSAMYLAILAVTRLVRPSLTKLCYNRKPEKSIALLHASLKVAGIWSIMAAYTVPFFLVPRTVHPVLGWSLYLLGSAALTSIVINVFLLPGLSVLTPWLGILGSLFVMAWPWYSDGVVRALAVFAYAFCCAPFVWGALMKILGSLQTLVEREAFFPRLGESTELPNKLY; this comes from the exons ATGGAGacgcggctagggttttcatGGCGGATTTTGGTAGTTCTCACGGCGATCTTGGCTGGGATTGAGTGTGGAGCGGTGGCGGAGAAGCCACGGGGAAAGCGGCGGCACGCCTACGCCTCGATGATGTACATGGGGACGCCGCGTGACTACGAGTTCTTCGTTGCTACTCGGGTGATGATGCGATCCCTCTCCAAGCTACGCGTTGATGCCGATCTCGTCGTCATCGCCTCCATCGATGTCCCTTCCCGCTGGCTCCGTGCTCT AAAAGAAGAGGATGGTGTCAAAGTGGTCAGGGTTGAGAATTTGAGGAACCCATATGAGAAGCAGGATAACTTCAATAGTAGATTCAAGCTGACTCTAAATAAACTTTATGCTTGGAGTTTAGTGGCTTATGATCGAGTCGTTATGCTTGATTCTGACAATATCTTCCTTCAAAGAACTGACGAGCTCTTCCAGTGTGGTCAATTCTGTGCTGTATTTATTAACCCTTGTATCTTCCATACTGGTCTCTTTGTTCTGCAG CCTTCAATTGATGTCTTCAATAACATGCTCCATGAGTTAGAAATTGGACGTGAGAATCCCGACGGTGCAGATCAAGGCTTTCTTGCCAGCTACTTCCCGGATTTGCTGGACCGTCCGATGTTCCATCCGCCTGCAAATGGCTCGAAGCTGGATGGCTTCTATCGCCTTCCCTTGGGCTATCAGATGGATGCTTCCTACTACT ATTTGAAGCTTCGATGGAGCATACCATGCGGACCGAACAGTGTGATTACATTTCCCAGCGCGCCATGGTTGAAGCCTTGGTATTGGTGGTCTTGGCCAGTCCTCCCATTAGGCCTTTCATGGCACGAGCAACGCAGAAAGAGTCTTGG GTATAACTCAGAGCTGCTGGTGATGCTGATACAGTCTGCGATGTATCTTGCCATCTTAGCAGTGACGCGGCTGGTCCGACCCAGTCTGACAAAGCTCTGTTACAACAGGAAACCGGAGAAAAGCATCGCATTGTTGCACGCTTCATTGAAGGTGGCAGGCATATGGTCGATAATGGCAGCATACACCGTGCCATTCTTTCTTGTACCCCGGACGGTGCATCCTGTATTAGGCTGGTCTCTTTATCTACTCGGCTCGGCAGCTCTGACCTCGATTGTGATCAATGTCTTTTTACTGCCAGGACTGTCAGTTCTCACACCATGGCTGGGAATCCTGGGATCATTGTTTGTGATGGCATGGCCTTGGTATTCAGATGGTGTGGTTAGGGCCTTGGCAGTGTTTGCTTATGCTTTTTGTTGTGCTCCCTTTGTATGGGGAGCATTGATGAAGATTTTGGGTTCCCTCCAGACACTAGTTGAGAGGGAGGCATTCTTTCCCAGGTTGGGGGAGTCTACAGAGCTGCCCAACAAGTTGTATTAA